AAGGACCCCCAAATTTGCCCTCTCCGGCAAAACAATATTTGCAACGTAAGTTGCAATCATGGGCTGCATGGAGGCATAAGGCCTTTACCACTCCGTCCCTTTTGGGCCGATATCCCTCCTGATGGGGATCGGTGGTAAATAAAAATCCTTCGTCCACTAATGATTTTATTTCCTCCAGAGCCTGCTCAATTTCATCCGGTGAATATTTATCTGCAAACCTTTGTTGAATTTCTTCTTTGGGGTGCTTTTGGTATTCCTCTAAAATATCCCACACCACTTCATCCACCACATGGACAGAGCCACTGTGGACATCCAGTACAATTCGAACACCGTCAAATTTAAATTTATGTATCATAAAACCCTCCATAGAAAACTTGGCTGTAGCCATACCCTAAGGGCACGAAAAGTTTTGCACTTTCTGGTATGCCAAAAAAAATTACCTTATCCCCAGGGGGAAAAGGATCCCAAGGAGATAAGGTTGTTTTTTGCGGTATCCACTCATGCTTAGGCCTGCTTAGCACAAACCTGATTACCTACTGTGCAAGATGTCTTGCAAGCAGATTGGCAGGAAGTGGCACATTCTCCGCAACCGCCGGTTTTTAGAGTTGCTTTTAAGGAGTTTTTATTTAAGGTCTTAATGTGTTTCATAATTCTCTCATCCCCTTTCCGCATTCAATTATAAGACACCTAGTTTGTCCAAGGCAAGAAAAACTTGGTTCTCTACATGAACATCTATAGGTGGGGGCATTTCTTAATACAACAAAAAGCCCCACCACTTCGGTGAGGTTCTTATAAAAAATTGGAGCGGGTGACGAGGATCGAACTCGCAACCCTCAGCTTGGGAAGCTGATGCTCTACCATTGAGCTACACCCGCATTGTTATTTATAATTATATCCATAATCCAAAAGTCTGTAAACATAAATAAAAACAAAATTTGGTGACCCCTACGGGATTCGAACCCGTGTTACCGCCGTGAAAGGGCGGTGTCTTAGACCACTTGACCAAGGGGCCACAAATTTTGTGGATTGGTGATCCATCCGCGACTCGAACGCGGGACACCCTGATTAAAAGTCAGGTGCTCTACCAACTGAGCTAATGGATCATTTATTTTCGTAATGAGTCAAAAAAACAAAAATTTGGTGACCCCTACGGGATTCGAACCCGTGTTACCGCCGTGAAAGGGCGGTGTCTTAGACCACTTGACCAAGGGGCCACAAATTTTTGTGATGGTGATCCATCCGCGACTCGAACGCGGGACACCCTGATTAAAAGTCAGGTGCTCTACCAACTGAGCTAATGGATCATTTATTTTTAGGTGGCAGGCCGCACACCTCACATACGATATATTACAGCATACGTCATCATGTGTCAACAAGTTTGTCCACAAAACTTTACCTTAAATTTTAACATGTGTGTACTATTGTTGGAAAAAGACTAATTGAAGAGACCTCCAGTCTCATGTAAGGTTAACAACAATACAATAATATAAAACAGGGGTCCCAAAGGGACCCCTGCAATTTAATTAAATAAATCTTCCAGAATAATGGTTTGGCTACGTTTTACACCTACACTAATCAAAGAAATTTTAACCTCGGTTAGCTCAACAATCCGTTCTAAATAACGTTTTGCATTCTCCGGCAGGTCTTCGTAACGGGTTACGTTGGAGATATCCTCACTCCAACCGGGGAAGTCTTCATAAACTGGTTCACACTTAGCCAGTTCTTTTAAAGAAGCGGGGAATTCCCGAATAATCTCTCCCTTATACCGATAGCCCGAGCAAAGTTTAATCACCGGTAAGCCGGATAGAACATCTAGTTTCGTTATAGCTAAACTGTCCAGCCCGCTAATCCGGGCAGCATAACGAACTATCACCGCATCAAACCAACCACAACGACGGGGACGTCCTGTGGTGGTACCATACTCATTACCATTTTTTCTAATTTCTTCACCTAGGCCATCATTTAGCTCAGTGGGGAAGGGACCTTCTCCAACCCGGGTAGTATATGCCTTAACAATACCCAAGGCCCGGTTGATTTTAGTCGGTCCTACACCACTTCCCAGGCAAGCTGCTGCTGCTGTGGGGTGAGATGAAGTTACATAGGGGTAGGTACCATGATCCAGATCCAGCAATGTTCCCTGAGCACCTTCAAAAAGAACGTTCTTACCTTCTTTAATGGCATTGTGTACCAGTACGGAAACATCCTCTGTCATGGGCTCCAGCATTTCTGCATAACCCTGATATTCCTTAAGAACTTCTTCGTATTCAAAACCCTTGGTATTATAGAGTTTTTCAAATATCTCATTTTTGCATTCAATGTTATTCTTCAGTAACTTGGGAAACTCCTCTTTATCAATAAGATCCACAACCCGGATACCGACCCGTGAAGCTTTATCAGTATATGTAGGTCCAATACCCCGTTTCGTGGTTCCAATTTTCCCTTCGCCCTTTTGTTCTTCTTCTACAGCGTCCATTTTACGGTGATAGGGCATAATGATGTGGGAACGTTGGCTTACACATAATCTGCCGGTTTTGACACCACGCTCAGCCAAAGAGTCCAATTCCTGTTTTAATACTTGAGGGTCAATAACGACACCATTACCAATTACGCACAGCTTCTCAGGGTGTAAAATACCGGAGGGAATCAAGTGAAGTTTAAATTCAGCATCATCCACCACCACTGTGTGACCGGCGTTATTACCACCTTGGTAACGCACAATGATTTCTGCTTTCTCAGCTAGAAAATCGGTTATTTTTCCCTTTCCTTCGTCACCCCACTGGGCACCGATGATAACAACTGTTGACATAGTGCACCTCCTAAAGCCTGGCCTTATTATAAATCAACGGGAAACCATATTTACAAAGAAAACTTAGCCGGCACCATACCCTGTAGTCTCTGATCTTTTTTGGCACCGGCGACATCCTTTCTTACCCTTGTACATATCGGAAAGTTCTATAGTTTCTGTTATAGTAAAGAACTTTTATTCACGAACTACATGAATAAAGAGCCTTAATTTTCTTCTCCATTGTATAAAGCCAGCTTTTTTATACTTATTTCCTGGTAGATATTCTTCCCGCTGAAATAAAAATAACCCAAATAGCAACTTAAAAAGTTATCCATTTGAGTATTCAGCCAATACCTCCAGTGTTTAAGTGTACTGTACTTAAAAAAACAATTATAAGCAGTCCCAAACAGAATTATACTAACCCAGTTTCTTTATATTGTCAATATCTCTAAACAGAATATACAATATTCTCATTGTAAAAGTGGATTGTTCTATCTGTCACAATCCACTTTTTTAGTCTCGTTTGGCTAAGTTAACAAATTTTACAAATTCCTTGAAAAAGCCCAATTCCACTGGGCCAACAGAACCGTTACGCTGCTTCGCAATAATTATTTCTGCGATGCCCTTCTTTTCTGAATCCGGATTATAATACTCATCCCGATAAATAAACATAATTATGTCAGCATCCTGCTCAATGCTGCCACTTTCCCGCAGGTCAGACATCATAGGATGTTTGTCGGTACGGCTCTCCACCGCACGGCTCAACTGGGATAGCGCCAACACCGGAACAC
This genomic interval from Desulforamulus reducens MI-1 contains the following:
- a CDS encoding adenylosuccinate synthase, whose translation is MSTVVIIGAQWGDEGKGKITDFLAEKAEIIVRYQGGNNAGHTVVVDDAEFKLHLIPSGILHPEKLCVIGNGVVIDPQVLKQELDSLAERGVKTGRLCVSQRSHIIMPYHRKMDAVEEEQKGEGKIGTTKRGIGPTYTDKASRVGIRVVDLIDKEEFPKLLKNNIECKNEIFEKLYNTKGFEYEEVLKEYQGYAEMLEPMTEDVSVLVHNAIKEGKNVLFEGAQGTLLDLDHGTYPYVTSSHPTAAAACLGSGVGPTKINRALGIVKAYTTRVGEGPFPTELNDGLGEEIRKNGNEYGTTTGRPRRCGWFDAVIVRYAARISGLDSLAITKLDVLSGLPVIKLCSGYRYKGEIIREFPASLKELAKCEPVYEDFPGWSEDISNVTRYEDLPENAKRYLERIVELTEVKISLISVGVKRSQTIILEDLFN
- the scfA gene encoding six-cysteine ranthipeptide SCIFF; translated protein: MKHIKTLNKNSLKATLKTGGCGECATSCQSACKTSCTVGNQVCAKQA